The sequence CGATAAATTCAATGAAACAGCGTCGGGACTCTATTCCGGGATTGAGAAAAACTGGACGGACGAGACGTTGCTTCGTGAAGACGACCTTTTCGGGGAACTCTGGAAACGCGGTAAAAGCCTTTCCGTTATCATGGCGCATCATATTCATCATCTCGGGCAATTGACTGTAGTTATGAGATTTGCGGGATTGAAAGTTCCTGGCGTATACGGACCCGCAAAAGAAGAATGGGCCGATTACGGAATGGACCCGCAGGAGTAATCAAATTATATTTGGGCGTCCGTTAAAAATTACTTCCAGGGCCAATTTACGCATGCGCCAATTTCCGGAAAAATGACGTAATCGGCTTTCCCTTTGAGCACAAGAGTGTCGGCTTGCGGCAAGTTTAAGTACGACTTGGCTGTTTGCAGGGTTTTGCCTGTTACGGAAACGTCGTCGACTATTAAAATCTTCTTGCCTTCGAGATTTTCATTAATCTCCGATAAAATTTTCGGAACTTCATAAATCGGCCGGTTGTCGTTGTTTCGGTAGTTG comes from Melioribacter roseus P3M-2 and encodes:
- a CDS encoding phosphoribosyltransferase, yielding MITLGFGEISERIRLFELPNYDIVVGIREGGIVPASLIAYKLNAELITLKINYRNNDNRPIYEVPKILSEINENLEGKKILIVDDVSVTGKTLQTAKSYLNLPQADTLVLKGKADYVIFPEIGACVNWPWK
- a CDS encoding DinB family protein — translated: MYRKVSDFLEDWKSETDSTLKVFSGLTDECLNKKFHENVRSAGRIAWHMVLTIVEMAQLMGLKISALEKEAPMPATVRELIDKFNETASGLYSGIEKNWTDETLLREDDLFGELWKRGKSLSVIMAHHIHHLGQLTVVMRFAGLKVPGVYGPAKEEWADYGMDPQE